The Mucilaginibacter sp. PAMB04168 genome contains the following window.
CATAATGGGTGATCATCATTGCAAAATAGGGATTATTTGACTACACGAAAAGTTAAGTTCACCCTTGGCCGCATTGGCCTCGTGGATTTAGCGATCCGGTGCTCCCAATTTTCCTGTAGTCCCGCTTTCATCAACAAAAAGGAACCGTGTTCCAGTTTAACCGAATAGTGTTCTTTATGATCTTGTTTATTACGGATATCAAAATTACGTACCTGACCGAAGGAAACCGATGCGATGACCGGGTTCCTGCCCAGTATCTCTTCTTTATCACTGTGCCAGGCGACAGAATCATTACCATCCCGGTAATAATTCAGCAGCACACTGTTGAACTGAACACCAGCAAGCGGTTCAACCAGATCCTTAATCATCAGTAACTCCGGTGTCCAGGTCAAAGGTGTATTCTTTTTAAGGGACTGGTAATCATAAGCCTGCGGATCACCGTACCAAGCGGTAAGACGCGGGGTGACTACTTCTTTCGTGTACATGATCCGCGTCTGTTGCTGCCACGGCGTTTCTTTAATGAACCTTTCTAAAAGCTGCTGTCCGGTGAACTGCTCAATCAGCTTTGGAAAGTATTCCAGGTATTCTTTGGGCAGCCCTTTACTTTGACCGGCTTCTGCAAATAATGCCAGTTGTTCCATCGTTTATCCTTTCAAATGTGCTTTGGCCTTCGGATATTTCTCCGTTTCATACCAGGCGGTTACCGGCCGGTCTGGCAGAAAGCCGAACTCTGCGCGGTAAGCTTTACGCTCCTTCGTGAAATCCCACCAGTGTTTGGTATCATCCCGATGCTCAATATAGTGGACCAGCAGCCGGTAAGAATCTTCCACGCAAGGATCTGCCCAGCAACCGCAGTGTTTTTCATAGGCGTCAAATAATTCAACAGCACTCTTGCCTTTCATTTGATCCAGTGAGAAATATCCCTGGTCGATCAGCTCCTTCGCAAAACCGATCCCAAGTGACGGGATACTTTGAAATTCAGCCAGTGCAACCAATTCCCTGGCCCGATCCGCTGAAGCGTTCAACAGGGACGCGATCTCATCGGGAGCATAGTCGCGTAATGCTTTCAGGCTTATTTTCCGTTCCCTCAGTTGTTGCTTTTCAACAGCGGTCAGCCCAAGTTCAATATTCTTTTTCATAAGATACTTCTGATCAGATCGTTCATTTCCTTGTGGCTGCCGCTGATAAACCCGGCTACTTCTTCCTGTTCCTTAATGTTCAGTGCTGTGCCAGCATAGATCCAGTTACCGTTGGCATCAAATAAAATGCGTCCTGCATTCCGCTCTTGTAAAGCGTCATAGAGCTGGTAACCCTCTCCGCAATCCGGAAAAATGTGGATCCATCTCTCTGCACTGGTTTTGAACGTTTCTGGCTTTTCCTGGAACAACTTGCTTTTCATTAAAACAAATGTGGAGAAAAAAATGTAAAAAAGAGCATAATATTGCTAAAAATATTAGCATAGATTTGTAGTTCCAAAAATCTGACAGCCATGGTACCATTTAATTTAGAATTCGAGTTTGAGGAGGGTCATGTGGCCGGCACTGCCGAACAACTGGATCAACTCACTGATACAGTAGGCTTTATGCGTTATCAAGTAACTGCCGGTGAACGGCGGTCGGTCATTTGTATAAACATGGAAGAGGAGTCGCCGACGCCTGTGGCTTCACGGGATGCAGAAAATCATTATGAAGCTGTCCATTATCCGGAACAGTTGTCCAGTTTCAGTGAAGACGAGGTTTTCACTCCCGAAGAAGTCAGCATGATCGCTGCGGAGATTAAAGTATACAACCAGACCCGCAGCCCGAAATTCGACCAGATGCACCTCGACTTTTAAGAATGGCAACAATGAAAGCAACCAAAGAAGAGATTGTCAGCAAACTCCGGCAGGATATGCTCCGCTGGGAAGGTTTCCGCCCTCCTAAACCCGGCGCTAACAACGATCTGGGGCTGGGACCGGTAGCTGCCTCTTTTCCCGATGGCGTATTCCCGACAGGTGCCATTCATGAGTTTATCAGCTGTAGACCGGAAGATACCGCAGCTACGGGCGGCTTTATCGCGGGGCTGGTTCAAAAGCTATTGCTAAG
Protein-coding sequences here:
- a CDS encoding alpha-ketoglutarate-dependent dioxygenase AlkB → MEQLALFAEAGQSKGLPKEYLEYFPKLIEQFTGQQLLERFIKETPWQQQTRIMYTKEVVTPRLTAWYGDPQAYDYQSLKKNTPLTWTPELLMIKDLVEPLAGVQFNSVLLNYYRDGNDSVAWHSDKEEILGRNPVIASVSFGQVRNFDIRNKQDHKEHYSVKLEHGSFLLMKAGLQENWEHRIAKSTRPMRPRVNLTFRVVK
- a CDS encoding helix-hairpin-helix domain-containing protein, encoding MKKNIELGLTAVEKQQLRERKISLKALRDYAPDEIASLLNASADRARELVALAEFQSIPSLGIGFAKELIDQGYFSLDQMKGKSAVELFDAYEKHCGCWADPCVEDSYRLLVHYIEHRDDTKHWWDFTKERKAYRAEFGFLPDRPVTAWYETEKYPKAKAHLKG